The following are from one region of the Nostoc cf. commune SO-36 genome:
- a CDS encoding PAS domain-containing protein: MNDRIAEVAGIQKEELQGRIIWEVFPDVVKTEFYTQVHRAMAQQTVVQFDMKPKEPTALRMSF, from the coding sequence GTGAATGACCGGATAGCAGAAGTTGCTGGCATTCAAAAGGAAGAGTTGCAAGGTAGGATAATTTGGGAAGTGTTTCCAGATGTGGTTAAAACCGAGTTTTATACTCAGGTTCATCGGGCGATGGCACAACAAACTGTTGTTCAGTTTGATATGAAGCCGAAAGAGCCAACCGCATTAAGGATGAGTTTCTAG
- a CDS encoding NAD+ synthase — MKIAIAQINPTIGDLLLNAQKILEAAQRAASSGARLLLTPELSLCGYPPRDLLLNPSFVEAMGITLQNLAQDLPPNLAVLVGTVEQNLNAHISGGKTLFNSMALLENSKVKQVFHKRLLPTYDVFDERRYFEPGLQANYFTLDNIDIGVTICEDLWNDEEFWGKRSYTVNPIADLAILDVDLVVNLSASPYTVGKQQFRETILRHSAIRFQQPIIYANQVGGNDDLIFDGRSFVLNRQGEIMCRARGFDTDLLVVEFDEAQRDFQLGTVAPVYESGDEEIWQALVLGVRDYARKCRFSKVVLGLSGGIDSAIVAAIATAALGKENVLGVLMPSPYSSDHSISDAVALAENLGIKTNLLPIGELMQGFDQTLGNLFAGTEFGLAEENIQSRIRGNLLMAIANKFGYLLLSTGNKSEMAVGYCTLYGDMNGGLAVIADVPKTRVYSLCQWLNRNNEVIPQNVLTKPPSAELKPGQVDQDSLPPYEILDDILQRLIHNHQSAAQIVAAGHDAVIVDKVIQMVARAEFKRRQAPPGLKITDRAFGTGWRMPIASNWVGLKKAYQTKTIATPTLVSGDGQDAHPQIK, encoded by the coding sequence ATGAAAATTGCGATCGCTCAAATTAATCCTACTATCGGTGATTTGCTTTTAAATGCCCAAAAAATTCTAGAGGCAGCACAACGAGCAGCATCTAGCGGTGCGCGTTTATTGCTGACACCAGAACTTTCTTTATGTGGCTATCCACCAAGAGATTTATTACTAAATCCTAGTTTTGTGGAAGCGATGGGCATCACTTTACAAAACTTGGCTCAAGATTTACCACCAAATTTAGCTGTGTTAGTTGGAACTGTTGAACAGAATCTTAACGCACATATTAGTGGCGGTAAAACCTTATTTAACAGTATGGCTTTGTTAGAAAATAGCAAGGTCAAGCAAGTTTTTCACAAGCGACTTTTGCCTACTTACGATGTATTTGATGAACGTCGCTATTTTGAACCAGGGTTACAAGCTAATTATTTCACTTTAGATAATATCGATATTGGCGTAACTATTTGCGAAGATTTATGGAATGATGAGGAATTCTGGGGCAAACGTAGTTATACAGTAAATCCGATTGCTGACTTAGCAATTTTGGATGTAGATTTGGTTGTAAATTTGTCTGCTTCCCCCTACACTGTCGGCAAGCAGCAGTTTCGTGAAACAATACTCAGGCATAGTGCAATACGTTTTCAACAACCGATAATTTATGCTAATCAGGTTGGCGGAAATGACGATCTAATTTTCGATGGGCGTAGTTTTGTCTTAAATCGTCAAGGTGAAATTATGTGTCGCGCTCGTGGTTTTGACACTGATTTATTAGTAGTAGAATTTGATGAAGCGCAACGAGATTTTCAATTAGGTACTGTAGCACCTGTTTATGAATCGGGAGATGAAGAAATTTGGCAAGCGTTGGTTTTGGGAGTGCGAGATTACGCTCGTAAGTGTCGCTTTTCTAAAGTAGTATTGGGTCTAAGTGGTGGGATTGACTCGGCAATCGTAGCTGCGATCGCCACGGCGGCACTTGGTAAAGAAAATGTCCTCGGTGTTCTTATGCCTTCCCCTTATAGTTCCGACCATTCCATCAGCGATGCTGTAGCATTAGCTGAAAATTTGGGGATTAAGACTAATCTTTTACCAATTGGCGAGTTAATGCAAGGCTTCGATCAAACTTTAGGTAATTTGTTTGCAGGTACAGAGTTTGGACTGGCTGAAGAGAATATACAGTCCCGAATTCGGGGTAATTTATTAATGGCGATCGCTAATAAATTTGGCTATCTGCTTTTATCTACGGGTAACAAGTCAGAAATGGCAGTTGGTTACTGTACTCTTTACGGCGATATGAATGGCGGGTTAGCAGTGATTGCAGATGTTCCTAAAACCCGTGTGTATTCACTTTGCCAATGGTTAAATCGCAATAATGAAGTCATCCCGCAAAATGTTCTAACTAAACCACCCAGCGCCGAACTCAAACCAGGCCAAGTGGATCAAGACTCTCTACCGCCTTACGAAATTTTGGACGATATTTTGCAACGCCTGATTCATAATCACCAATCAGCAGCACAAATAGTTGCAGCCGGTCACGATGCGGTGATTGTAGACAAAGTAATCCAAATGGTGGCGCGGGCTGAATTTAAGCGGCGACAAGCACCCCCCGGCTTAAAAATCACCGATCGCGCTTTTGGAACCGGTTGGCGAATGCCCATCGCCAGTAACTGGGTTGGTTTGAAAAAGGCTTACCAGACTAAAACCATAGCTACACCTACCTTGGTTTCTGGGGATGGACAAGATGCCCATCCACAAATCAAGTAA
- a CDS encoding Rrf2 family transcriptional regulator, whose product MKLTTRGHYSVKALLDLSLQPRYGPASVRAIAKRQDIPAPYLEKLLIEMRRASIVKSIRGSIGGYQLAREPAQISIGQILEAVGETSHLPHHTPAATQAEDWVTFSLWQRLNQKLKEALYSITLADLYYDARSWQASLGEEASFVV is encoded by the coding sequence ATGAAACTAACTACCAGAGGACACTATAGTGTCAAGGCGTTGCTAGATTTAAGTTTACAGCCAAGATATGGCCCTGCATCTGTAAGAGCGATCGCTAAACGCCAAGATATCCCAGCTCCTTACCTTGAAAAACTACTAATAGAAATGCGTCGTGCATCAATAGTTAAATCAATTCGTGGTAGCATCGGCGGATACCAATTGGCAAGAGAGCCTGCACAAATATCTATAGGACAAATTTTAGAAGCAGTTGGCGAAACTAGCCATTTACCCCATCACACCCCAGCAGCGACACAAGCTGAAGATTGGGTAACATTTAGCCTTTGGCAAAGACTCAACCAAAAGCTCAAAGAAGCTTTGTACAGTATTACTCTGGCAGACCTTTATTACGATGCTCGTAGCTGGCAAGCTTCCCTGGGAGAAGAAGCAAGTTTTGTGGTTTAG
- a CDS encoding response regulator transcription factor, which produces MVMVPATTPKILIVDDDFGVRNLVYRFLSRKYQIEAAADGKTALSLFEQFNPALVILDWNLPDVTGYSLCQEMQSRTNVLVLILTSRTEEADKIKILSAGADDFMTKPFSLAEVEVRVEALLRRIRYINPSPTQRIIFKQLVINPEGREVTLNDKPLALTALEFNILHFLASHPNQAWSRPQLIQKIWGCDYIGDGRVVDVHIGQLRKKMEVDPSIPEFIKTVRGYGYKFEAPDDNPIS; this is translated from the coding sequence ATGGTTATGGTTCCCGCTACTACTCCTAAAATTTTGATCGTCGATGACGACTTTGGTGTCCGAAATCTTGTTTATCGTTTTTTAAGCCGGAAATATCAAATAGAGGCCGCAGCAGATGGTAAGACTGCCTTATCGTTGTTTGAACAATTTAACCCAGCTTTAGTGATTCTGGATTGGAATTTGCCGGATGTTACTGGTTATAGCCTCTGTCAAGAAATGCAAAGTCGTACTAATGTTTTAGTGTTGATACTGACTAGTAGGACTGAAGAGGCTGATAAAATTAAAATCTTGAGCGCAGGTGCTGATGATTTCATGACTAAACCATTTAGTCTTGCAGAAGTTGAAGTCAGAGTAGAAGCGCTTTTGAGGCGGATACGCTACATCAATCCCTCCCCAACACAACGTATCATTTTCAAGCAGCTAGTAATTAACCCAGAGGGACGGGAGGTAACACTCAATGATAAACCTCTCGCTTTAACAGCGCTAGAATTTAATATTTTACATTTTTTGGCAAGTCATCCTAATCAGGCTTGGAGTCGCCCACAGCTAATTCAAAAAATCTGGGGTTGCGACTACATAGGAGACGGACGTGTGGTTGATGTGCATATTGGTCAGCTTCGTAAGAAGATGGAAGTCGATCCTAGCATACCGGAGTTTATTAAAACTGTACGCGGCTATGGTTACAAGTTTGAAGCACCTGATGATAATCCTATTTCTTAA
- the pyrR gene encoding bifunctional pyr operon transcriptional regulator/uracil phosphoribosyltransferase PyrR encodes MSAKVVEILSSEEIRRTLTRLASQIVERTRDLSQLVLLGIYTRGALLAELLGRQIEILEGVAVSVGALDITFYRDDLDKIGLRTPTKSEIPFDLTGKTVVLVDDVIFKGRTIRAALNAVNDYGRPEVIRLAVLVDRGHRELPIHPDFIGKKLPTAKEEIVKVFLQNSDGRDAVELISH; translated from the coding sequence ATGTCTGCCAAAGTAGTTGAAATTCTTTCATCCGAAGAAATCCGTCGTACCTTGACTCGTCTTGCGTCTCAAATTGTGGAAAGGACGCGTGATTTGTCTCAACTGGTGCTGCTTGGGATTTATACCAGGGGTGCGTTATTAGCCGAATTGTTAGGGCGTCAGATTGAAATATTGGAAGGTGTCGCCGTGTCAGTCGGTGCTTTGGACATTACATTTTATCGAGATGACCTTGACAAAATTGGATTGCGAACTCCCACAAAAAGCGAAATTCCTTTTGACCTGACGGGGAAAACGGTAGTACTCGTAGATGATGTGATTTTCAAAGGACGGACGATTCGCGCTGCTTTGAATGCAGTCAACGATTACGGTAGACCAGAAGTGATTCGTTTAGCTGTATTGGTAGACAGAGGCCATCGAGAATTACCAATTCACCCAGATTTTATTGGCAAAAAGTTGCCTACTGCTAAAGAAGAAATTGTCAAAGTTTTCTTACAAAATTCTGATGGACGAGATGCAGTGGAGTTGATTAGTCATTAG
- a CDS encoding nicotinate phosphoribosyltransferase codes for MTTLDYVYKQQNQHNQELNLSADDYSLLTDLYQLTMAACYTGEGIEQRRASFELSVRRLPEGFGYLIAMGLTQALEYLAKIRFSSAQIAALQATGIFAHAGDRFWSLLAEGKFTGDVWAVPEGTAVFANQPLLRVEAPLWQAQLVETYLLNTINYQTLIATKAARLRDVAGESATLLEFGTRRAFSPQGSLWAARAALAGGLDSTSNVLAALQLGQQPSGTMAHALVMALSAIEGTEEQAFSAFHRYFPGAPLLIDTYDTIAAAGRLAEKVNSGEMQLTGVRLDSGDLVTLSKQVRSLLPGVPIFASGDLDEWEIARLKAAGAEIDGYGLGTRLVTGSPVNGVYKLVDIDGIPVMKQSSGKVTYPGRKQIFRSFTGGKVKADRLGLLGEIPVDEEPLLQLVVQEGQRVQPLESLATIRQRTAASVASLPQQTRLLDHPVAVEVEISEGLRVLTEKTKKRTAEAQRTQR; via the coding sequence ATGACAACTTTGGATTATGTATATAAACAGCAAAACCAGCACAACCAGGAACTAAACCTTTCTGCGGATGATTACAGCTTGCTGACCGACCTTTATCAATTGACGATGGCAGCTTGTTACACAGGCGAAGGTATCGAACAACGACGGGCCAGCTTTGAGTTGTCTGTTAGACGATTGCCAGAGGGTTTTGGTTATTTAATTGCAATGGGGCTGACGCAGGCATTGGAATATTTAGCCAAAATTCGCTTTAGTTCCGCGCAAATTGCAGCATTACAAGCAACGGGAATTTTTGCTCATGCAGGCGATCGCTTTTGGTCACTTTTAGCTGAGGGTAAATTTACGGGTGATGTTTGGGCAGTACCAGAAGGGACAGCTGTGTTTGCCAATCAACCCCTGTTGCGAGTAGAAGCACCCCTTTGGCAAGCGCAACTAGTGGAAACTTACCTCCTGAATACGATTAATTACCAGACTCTGATTGCCACAAAAGCAGCCCGGTTGCGGGATGTAGCGGGGGAATCAGCAACACTTTTAGAATTTGGCACAAGACGAGCATTTAGTCCCCAAGGGTCATTGTGGGCGGCGCGGGCGGCGTTAGCGGGTGGGTTAGATTCCACTTCCAATGTGTTAGCAGCGCTACAACTAGGACAACAGCCAAGTGGTACGATGGCACACGCCCTGGTGATGGCGTTGTCAGCAATAGAAGGCACTGAAGAACAAGCTTTTAGTGCATTTCATCGATATTTTCCGGGTGCGCCATTGCTGATTGATACTTACGATACCATCGCTGCTGCCGGGCGCTTGGCCGAAAAAGTAAATTCCGGGGAAATGCAATTAACAGGAGTGAGATTGGACTCAGGAGATTTAGTTACCTTATCAAAACAGGTGCGATCGCTCCTTCCTGGTGTGCCAATTTTTGCCAGTGGCGACTTGGATGAGTGGGAAATTGCCAGATTAAAAGCTGCTGGCGCTGAGATTGATGGTTACGGACTGGGAACGCGACTAGTTACAGGTTCGCCTGTAAATGGAGTCTATAAACTTGTAGACATTGATGGTATCCCAGTGATGAAGCAGTCTAGTGGTAAAGTTACTTATCCAGGGCGCAAGCAGATTTTTCGCTCGTTTACGGGAGGTAAGGTAAAAGCAGACAGGTTGGGACTTTTAGGTGAAATTCCTGTGGATGAAGAACCTTTGTTGCAATTGGTAGTGCAGGAAGGTCAACGGGTGCAACCGTTAGAGTCTTTGGCAACAATTCGTCAACGTACCGCCGCTTCAGTTGCTAGTTTGCCACAACAGACACGGCTTTTGGATCATCCGGTGGCTGTAGAAGTGGAAATTTCTGAGGGGTTACGGGTGTTGACGGAGAAGACTAAGAAACGAACCGCAGAGGCACAGAGAACACAGAGGTAA
- a CDS encoding AbrB family transcriptional regulator gives MPKLKKIEPLLGEELLKKVKELESESKEDKAKKCGYYTVTKNGIERVNMMKFLNALIDAEGIQLDSTPSANGRGGRSASYRISVQSNGNLLIGSAYTKQMNLQPGDEFLITLGKKHIRLKQVDPEDREDDEAIDATA, from the coding sequence ATGCCTAAACTGAAAAAAATTGAACCCCTACTCGGTGAAGAACTGCTCAAAAAAGTCAAAGAGCTAGAGAGCGAGAGCAAGGAAGATAAAGCCAAGAAGTGCGGCTACTATACCGTTACCAAAAATGGTATAGAGCGCGTCAATATGATGAAGTTCTTAAATGCCCTAATTGATGCTGAAGGCATTCAGTTGGACAGTACACCCAGCGCTAATGGGCGTGGTGGACGTAGTGCTAGCTATAGAATTAGTGTGCAATCGAATGGTAACTTACTTATAGGTTCAGCTTATACAAAACAGATGAATCTTCAACCAGGAGATGAGTTTCTGATCACTTTAGGCAAAAAGCACATTCGTCTAAAACAGGTAGATCCAGAAGATCGGGAAGATGATGAAGCCATAGACGCTACAGCTTAA
- a CDS encoding DUF4912 domain-containing protein → MAKERPPLEEMTLRQLRKVASEYSISRYSRMRKSQLLASIQDVQRSKTLLSPSRSLEAQETVEAAKFELGQEDRTGGSLADVDEGLADLPSGYGDSRIVLLPRDPQWAYTYWDVPNEHKQELRRQGGQQLALRIYDVTDINIEYQSPHSIQEYPADELAREWYIPVPVSDRDYVIDIGYRTADGRWLVLARSTRVHIPPVYPSDWIEDVFITVNFEEDLRGKTQYELVPPAKKIAATANGNAVVNGNGNPIYDQIFGLAESAEALRVAGSIFGSQHQVAGGVQPISSYIFPSGVGMWAVPTVSGLTASGVGMSGVGFSASAVPVRPRQFWLIADAELIVYGATEPDATVTIGGREIKLNPDGTFRFQMSFQDGLIDYPILAVAADGEQTRSIQMKFNRETPSRNTNTKEEAVLEWFS, encoded by the coding sequence ATGGCAAAAGAACGCCCGCCACTAGAGGAGATGACCTTACGCCAACTACGCAAAGTTGCTAGTGAATATAGCATTTCTCGCTATAGCCGAATGCGTAAATCGCAACTGTTGGCATCAATCCAAGATGTCCAGCGCAGCAAAACTTTACTCAGTCCATCTCGTTCATTGGAGGCACAAGAAACCGTGGAAGCTGCAAAGTTTGAATTAGGTCAGGAAGATCGTACTGGTGGATCTTTAGCTGATGTTGATGAAGGACTGGCAGATTTGCCTTCTGGCTACGGTGATAGCCGGATTGTACTCTTACCGCGTGATCCTCAGTGGGCTTACACTTACTGGGATGTTCCCAATGAACACAAACAGGAACTACGCCGCCAAGGGGGACAACAATTGGCACTACGGATTTATGATGTCACCGACATTAATATCGAATACCAAAGCCCCCATAGCATTCAAGAATATCCTGCTGATGAACTAGCTAGAGAATGGTATATACCAGTTCCAGTTAGCGATCGCGATTATGTGATCGATATCGGCTATCGTACTGCTGATGGTCGTTGGTTAGTACTAGCTCGTTCAACTAGAGTACACATTCCTCCCGTTTATCCTTCAGACTGGATAGAAGATGTCTTCATCACCGTCAACTTTGAAGAAGATTTGCGTGGTAAGACTCAGTACGAACTAGTTCCCCCAGCCAAGAAGATTGCAGCAACAGCTAATGGTAATGCTGTTGTCAATGGTAACGGCAACCCCATCTACGACCAAATATTTGGTTTAGCAGAATCTGCCGAAGCGCTAAGGGTTGCTGGTTCTATCTTCGGTTCCCAGCATCAAGTAGCAGGTGGAGTGCAACCCATTAGCTCCTACATTTTCCCATCTGGTGTGGGTATGTGGGCAGTTCCCACCGTATCTGGCTTAACCGCTTCCGGTGTGGGAATGTCAGGTGTTGGCTTCTCGGCTTCCGCCGTACCAGTGCGTCCGCGCCAGTTCTGGTTAATTGCCGATGCTGAATTGATAGTCTATGGTGCAACCGAACCCGATGCTACCGTAACTATTGGTGGTCGTGAAATTAAGCTAAATCCAGATGGGACGTTCCGCTTCCAAATGTCCTTCCAGGATGGTTTAATCGACTATCCGATTTTGGCTGTAGCTGCTGATGGTGAGCAAACCCGGTCAATTCAAATGAAATTTAATCGTGAAACACCATCTCGGAATACTAACACCAAAGAAGAAGCTGTTTTAGAATGGTTCTCTTAG
- a CDS encoding PEP-CTERM sorting domain-containing protein, with product MKVTTIASLLLAGIGATVIATSAPASAATFGFQNIPGGDTVGDAFAKDFLLDVTDKGGGTVLFKFLNNASTTFSNPALKQVAFSLDNSVSSLLSNIKLNINNTGNVLFEKSTQNLSQSNNISGWDGTTFGADPDGGNSKAVQSGESLGITFTANYNAVLAAINAGTLKLGIHVGSLPGGASDSYFNSVPTSRTPVPEPSILFGAGLAFGLATLFKGNHDKKWKQEKIKA from the coding sequence ATGAAAGTTACCACGATTGCTTCTCTTCTTTTGGCTGGAATTGGAGCTACTGTTATTGCAACCTCTGCACCAGCTTCGGCTGCAACTTTTGGTTTTCAAAATATTCCAGGAGGTGATACTGTTGGTGATGCTTTTGCTAAAGATTTTTTACTTGATGTAACTGACAAGGGAGGTGGTACAGTTTTATTCAAATTTTTGAATAATGCTTCTACTACTTTTTCGAACCCAGCTTTGAAACAGGTCGCTTTTAGCCTTGACAATAGTGTATCTAGTCTTTTGTCTAACATCAAGCTGAATATAAATAATACTGGTAATGTTCTGTTTGAAAAAAGTACTCAAAATTTGTCGCAAAGTAACAATATTTCTGGATGGGATGGTACAACCTTTGGTGCAGATCCAGACGGTGGTAACTCCAAAGCAGTACAATCTGGAGAATCTTTAGGTATTACATTCACTGCTAACTACAATGCTGTTCTTGCAGCTATCAATGCTGGTACGTTGAAGCTAGGTATCCATGTGGGCAGTCTTCCAGGGGGTGCTAGTGATAGCTATTTTAATAGTGTACCAACTTCCAGGACACCAGTTCCTGAACCATCTATTTTGTTTGGAGCAGGTTTAGCTTTTGGACTTGCTACCTTATTCAAAGGAAATCATGATAAAAAGTGGAAACAAGAAAAAATCAAAGCTTAA
- the cbiB gene encoding adenosylcobinamide-phosphate synthase CbiB, which produces MTNSIYILIIAAFLDYLIGDPWDWPHPVQVMGWVISRLSKFSLQLCQNSLTQRLAGIVLGIILIIGSGLVGFLIIKIARLVHPLLGIAINSILLASCFAGRSLRAAAEAVLKPLTAGDLAEVRKILSNYVGRDTQNLSQAEILRAVLETVAENATDGVMAPLFYAIVGVFIPVIGPTPLALAYKASSTLDSMVGYREAPYTYLGWFCARLEDCLTWLPCRLTVLTLALLSGKPMYIWRICRRDAVNDPSPNSGWSECAYAAFLGVQMGGTNWYRGVAKDKPLLGDAIYPITATSIQNALQLTRYCFLLWLGIAIAIFLILPNR; this is translated from the coding sequence ATGACTAATAGTATCTATATCTTAATAATTGCTGCATTTTTAGATTACTTAATTGGCGATCCTTGGGATTGGCCTCATCCAGTGCAAGTTATGGGCTGGGTAATTTCTCGCTTAAGCAAATTTTCTCTCCAATTGTGTCAAAATTCTCTAACACAACGTCTAGCAGGAATTGTATTAGGGATTATTTTAATAATTGGTAGCGGGCTTGTTGGCTTTTTGATTATAAAAATTGCCAGATTGGTTCATCCATTACTAGGAATTGCCATAAATAGCATTCTTTTGGCTAGTTGTTTTGCTGGCAGAAGTTTACGAGCAGCAGCAGAGGCTGTTTTAAAACCTTTAACAGCAGGAGATTTGGCTGAGGTTCGGAAGATTTTAAGTAATTATGTTGGTCGAGATACACAAAACCTTTCACAAGCAGAAATTTTGCGAGCCGTTTTAGAAACAGTTGCAGAAAATGCCACCGATGGAGTAATGGCTCCGCTTTTTTATGCAATTGTTGGTGTGTTCATACCAGTTATCGGGCCAACTCCCTTAGCTTTGGCATATAAAGCCAGTAGTACCCTTGATTCAATGGTGGGCTACCGGGAAGCACCCTATACTTATTTAGGATGGTTTTGTGCGCGGTTGGAAGATTGTTTGACTTGGCTACCTTGTCGGTTAACAGTCCTGACTCTGGCGCTGTTATCGGGTAAACCGATGTATATTTGGCGAATTTGCCGTCGGGATGCAGTGAACGATCCTAGTCCCAATTCTGGCTGGAGTGAGTGCGCCTATGCTGCTTTTTTGGGCGTGCAGATGGGAGGTACAAATTGGTATCGCGGGGTAGCTAAGGACAAACCACTGCTAGGAGATGCTATCTATCCTATTACTGCAACTTCTATTCAGAATGCTTTGCAGCTGACTCGATATTGTTTTTTGCTATGGTTGGGAATAGCGATCGCTATATTCTTAATACTTCCAAATAGGTAA
- a CDS encoding phosphodiester glycosidase family protein, with amino-acid sequence MEANSAPKASKTCPGKNANFSIDFFKTNNQGKKNQRGINNVIIFNPKSAELDFKVNVGLSHKLYAKDARGKLRKEYIAKQFRELIADENAKLNGQSPIAAINADYIDTDDKPQGLNVSRGVEYSGAFKNKRSSFGISGGTPNQRQATIQTGRRKSDILNYNLVGGNGRFYRQGKFKDICQDLGEFACKNARNRSLAAITNQGYVILLVNDLKANSDIDLSQVNQELLPDMFDNVLEGIAGNNCLGKIQEGILFDGGMSPGLYYNQNTYVENLGTIGSVFLIYKK; translated from the coding sequence ATGGAAGCAAATTCAGCCCCAAAAGCATCTAAAACTTGCCCTGGTAAAAATGCTAACTTCAGTATTGATTTTTTTAAAACTAATAATCAAGGTAAAAAAAATCAAAGAGGTATTAACAATGTAATTATTTTTAATCCCAAATCAGCAGAATTAGATTTCAAAGTTAACGTTGGTCTATCTCATAAACTCTACGCTAAAGATGCTAGAGGTAAACTGCGTAAAGAATATATAGCAAAACAGTTTCGTGAACTTATCGCCGATGAGAATGCTAAATTAAACGGACAGTCACCAATCGCCGCAATCAATGCTGATTATATAGATACTGATGATAAACCACAAGGCTTAAATGTTTCTCGTGGCGTAGAGTATTCAGGAGCATTTAAAAATAAACGTTCTTCTTTTGGAATATCAGGAGGTACACCCAACCAGCGACAGGCTACTATCCAAACTGGCAGAAGAAAAAGCGATATTCTCAATTACAATTTAGTGGGTGGTAATGGCAGATTTTATCGTCAGGGTAAGTTTAAAGATATTTGCCAAGATTTGGGAGAATTTGCTTGTAAGAATGCTAGAAATCGCTCTTTGGCAGCTATCACTAATCAAGGCTATGTAATTTTACTAGTTAATGACTTGAAAGCTAATTCAGATATTGATTTATCTCAAGTTAATCAAGAGTTACTACCAGATATGTTTGATAATGTCCTCGAAGGCATTGCTGGGAATAACTGTTTAGGCAAAATTCAAGAAGGGATTTTATTTGATGGAGGTATGTCTCCAGGATTGTATTACAACCAGAACACTTATGTAGAAAATCTTGGGACAATCGGTTCAGTTTTTTTGATTTACAAAAAATAA